The following proteins are encoded in a genomic region of Candidatus Caccoplasma merdavium:
- a CDS encoding U32 family peptidase: MTAQDFEIMAPVGSYESLTAAIQGGANSIYFGVEGLNMRARSSNNFTLDDLREIARICREHGLKSYLTVNTVIYDSDIALMRRIIDAASNAGISAIIASDIAAMTYARSIGVEVHLSTQLNITNVEALEFYARFADVVVLARELNLDQVAHIHAEIERRHITGPGGKPVRIEMFAHGALCMAVSGKCYLSLHEMNASANRGACMQVCRRGYTVRDKESDIELDIDNQYILSPKDLKTIHFINRMMEAGVRVFKIEGRARSAEYVRTVVECYHEAVESVIDGSYGDEKIAAWDNRLAKVFNRGFWNGYYLGQRLGEWSHTYGSEATRVKVYIGKGVKYYSNLGVAEFVVETQSLHVGDEIVITGPTTGAIITTVEEMRVDLKPVEEAVKGDHFSIKLDQKIRPSDKLYKWVAPETLKR, translated from the coding sequence ATGACCGCACAAGACTTTGAAATCATGGCCCCGGTGGGGTCGTACGAATCGCTCACCGCCGCCATTCAGGGAGGCGCCAACTCGATATACTTCGGCGTCGAAGGGCTGAACATGCGGGCCCGCAGCTCCAACAACTTCACCCTCGACGACCTGCGCGAGATAGCCCGCATCTGCCGGGAACACGGCCTGAAAAGCTACCTCACCGTCAACACGGTCATCTACGACAGCGACATCGCCCTCATGCGGCGCATCATCGACGCCGCCAGCAACGCCGGCATCTCGGCCATCATCGCCAGCGACATCGCCGCCATGACCTACGCCCGCAGCATCGGGGTGGAAGTGCACCTGTCGACCCAACTCAACATCACCAACGTCGAGGCTCTCGAATTTTACGCCCGCTTTGCCGATGTCGTGGTGCTCGCCCGCGAGCTCAACCTCGACCAGGTGGCCCATATCCACGCCGAAATCGAACGCCGCCACATCACCGGCCCGGGCGGCAAGCCGGTGCGCATCGAGATGTTTGCCCACGGCGCCCTGTGCATGGCCGTCTCGGGCAAGTGCTACCTGAGCCTCCACGAGATGAACGCCTCGGCCAACCGCGGCGCCTGCATGCAGGTGTGCCGCCGCGGCTACACCGTGCGCGACAAGGAGAGCGACATCGAACTCGACATTGACAACCAATATATCCTGTCGCCCAAAGACCTGAAAACCATACACTTCATCAACCGCATGATGGAAGCCGGCGTGCGCGTGTTCAAAATCGAAGGCCGCGCCCGCAGCGCCGAGTATGTGCGCACCGTCGTCGAGTGTTACCACGAGGCCGTGGAGAGCGTCATCGACGGCAGCTACGGCGACGAGAAAATCGCCGCCTGGGACAACCGCCTGGCCAAAGTCTTCAACCGCGGATTCTGGAACGGCTACTACCTCGGCCAGCGGCTGGGCGAGTGGAGCCACACCTACGGCTCCGAAGCCACCCGCGTGAAGGTCTACATAGGCAAGGGGGTGAAATACTACTCCAACCTCGGGGTGGCCGAGTTTGTCGTCGAGACCCAGTCGCTGCACGTCGGCGACGAAATCGTCATCACCGGCCCCACGACGGGAGCCATCATCACCACCGTCGAAGAGATGCGCGTCGACCTCAAACCGGTCGAGGAAGCCGTCAAGGGCGACCACTTCTCGATAAAGCTCGACCAGAAGATACGCCCCTCGGACAAGCTCTACAAATGGGTCGCCCCCGAAACCCTCAAACGATGA
- the mnmD gene encoding tRNA (5-methylaminomethyl-2-thiouridine)(34)-methyltransferase MnmD translates to MKRETPVTVPTDDGSPTLYLPALDEHYHSVRGAVAESMHVYIKTGLEACGRETVDLFECGFGTGLNAFLTLLAAGQSRRHIHYTVVEAFPLDAAQAIGLAYPETIQPGSRPLFEQLHRCEWEREVAITPCFTLHKIETDLTRHPLGDERYDVIYYDAFAPEKQPELWSAELLGRVARSLRRGGVLSTYCAKGEVRRRLQQAGLTVQRTSGPPGGKREILQARRPDDASRTGT, encoded by the coding sequence ATGAAGCGCGAAACGCCCGTAACCGTCCCCACCGACGACGGCTCGCCCACCCTCTACCTGCCCGCCCTCGACGAACACTACCACTCGGTGAGAGGAGCCGTGGCCGAATCGATGCACGTCTACATCAAGACCGGCCTCGAAGCCTGCGGGCGGGAAACGGTCGACCTCTTTGAGTGCGGCTTCGGCACCGGACTCAACGCCTTCCTCACCCTGCTGGCCGCCGGGCAAAGCCGCCGGCACATACACTACACCGTCGTCGAAGCCTTCCCGCTCGATGCCGCACAGGCCATCGGCCTTGCCTACCCCGAAACGATACAGCCCGGCAGCCGTCCCCTCTTCGAGCAGCTGCACCGCTGCGAGTGGGAGAGGGAGGTGGCCATCACCCCCTGTTTCACCCTCCACAAAATCGAGACCGACCTCACCCGCCACCCCTTGGGCGACGAACGCTACGACGTCATCTACTATGACGCCTTCGCCCCCGAGAAACAGCCCGAGCTGTGGAGCGCCGAACTGCTGGGTCGTGTCGCCCGCTCCCTGCGCAGGGGAGGGGTGCTCTCGACCTACTGCGCCAAAGGCGAGGTGCGCCGCCGTCTGCAACAAGCGGGGCTCACCGTGCAACGCACCTCCGGCCCTCCGGGCGGGAAACGCGAAATCCTGCAAGCCCGACGACCCGACGACGCCTCCCGCACCGGCACATAA
- a CDS encoding tetratricopeptide repeat protein encodes MKKTTLRHIACTLLCSLLPFTGEAQKAVRIEQPAYTFDRAQQMFNEGNYAGCIDLMTEYRKGATRTIDKAKADFLIAASSYAAKEPNALVLIENYLARHPKTPHSAEAQLLRGHCYFDRGDDDKALEIYQSIDLDKLAPEDQSDLLLHLGCTYIEQGETDKAAPCFAAIIEVGGPHQKAALYHDAHRRYLEGEYAGAESELTPIIDDKTFARPATALLAQCRFAKEKYPEAIETAGQYMERYPADSTYYEMERILGESYYRSGDNAQAIKYLSGYTTYCAMSQRSSHYALGMAYYQTGKYLEAIDQLGHVTTQNDALAQSAYLFIGQSYLRLNDPTNARLAFEMASRYDYDPQVQEAALYNYALTLHAATFSPFAESVTVFEKFLNLFPRSRHADTINDYLVDVYMTTRNYESALNSINKIQHPTAKIYTAKQRILYRLGTERFANNDLKKAADYFTQATLLGNYDREAKADAYLWLAECLYREGNYAEAVKNDRLYLQTTATADPLAYYNLGYGYFKQHDFGEAQTQFAHYIKTETPNDAHLPRIADACTRLADCLYGQRRFADAGSAYDKAVALYPATGDYALFQKGFMAGLQKKYAEKTAIMQELRQSYPQSDYVDDAWLEEGLAHVVLQDGKAAACFTALLEKYPDQETARKAGVQLGMFYYNSQQPQKAIATYKSVIADYPGTEEAHIALQDLKAVYVAQNDVDTYAAYLKTLGGNVSTEISELDSLSFLTAERAFLKTPNAASATQLENYLKKYPKGAYTLPTHNYLGLYYYDKKAYDKARKKFQAVLKVPNNPYTEEALARLADIQEKTKEYPEAYVSYQKLERIAKNKESRQNARLGMLRNAVQLGDNNAVIEVSARLLADPTLSPEHVATARSARAKSFIARGDSAQAAGEWEKLAEDPRTETGAQSAYLLAQYYHDKGDDTQAEAVVNQLLENGTSHQYWLARSFIVLADVYARRGDTFKARQYLLSLQNNYTADDDIKERVAVRLEKLETTNTDAQ; translated from the coding sequence ATGAAAAAAACGACCCTGCGACATATTGCCTGCACCCTGCTGTGCAGCCTGCTGCCATTCACCGGTGAGGCACAAAAAGCCGTCCGCATCGAACAACCCGCCTACACCTTCGACCGCGCCCAACAAATGTTCAACGAAGGGAACTACGCCGGTTGCATCGACCTCATGACAGAATACCGCAAAGGAGCCACCCGCACCATCGACAAGGCCAAGGCCGACTTCCTGATAGCCGCTTCGTCCTATGCCGCCAAGGAGCCGAACGCCCTCGTCCTCATCGAGAATTACCTCGCCCGGCACCCCAAGACCCCGCACAGCGCCGAAGCCCAACTCCTGCGGGGACATTGCTACTTCGACCGCGGCGACGACGACAAGGCACTCGAAATATACCAGTCCATCGACCTCGACAAACTCGCACCCGAAGACCAGTCCGACCTGCTGCTGCACCTCGGCTGCACCTACATCGAACAGGGTGAGACCGACAAAGCCGCCCCTTGCTTCGCCGCCATCATCGAGGTAGGAGGCCCGCACCAGAAAGCCGCCCTCTACCACGACGCCCACCGCCGATACCTCGAAGGCGAATACGCCGGCGCCGAGAGCGAACTCACCCCCATTATCGACGACAAGACATTTGCCCGCCCGGCCACGGCACTGCTTGCCCAATGCCGCTTCGCCAAAGAGAAATACCCCGAAGCCATCGAAACGGCTGGCCAATACATGGAACGCTATCCCGCCGACTCGACCTACTACGAGATGGAACGCATTCTCGGCGAGAGCTACTACCGCTCGGGCGACAACGCACAAGCCATCAAATACCTCTCGGGCTACACCACCTATTGCGCCATGTCGCAACGCAGCAGCCACTATGCCTTGGGCATGGCCTACTACCAAACGGGAAAATACCTCGAAGCCATCGACCAACTGGGACACGTCACCACCCAAAACGACGCCTTGGCACAAAGCGCCTACCTCTTCATCGGGCAGAGCTACCTGCGGCTCAACGACCCCACCAACGCCCGGCTGGCCTTCGAGATGGCCTCACGCTACGACTACGACCCGCAGGTGCAGGAGGCAGCCCTCTACAACTACGCCCTCACGCTGCACGCCGCCACCTTCTCGCCCTTTGCCGAGTCGGTCACCGTCTTTGAGAAATTCCTCAACCTCTTCCCCCGGTCGCGCCATGCCGACACCATCAACGACTACCTCGTCGACGTCTACATGACCACCCGCAACTACGAGAGCGCCCTCAACTCCATCAACAAGATACAGCACCCCACCGCCAAAATCTACACCGCCAAACAACGTATCCTCTACCGGCTGGGAACCGAACGCTTCGCCAACAACGACCTGAAAAAAGCGGCCGACTACTTCACCCAGGCCACCCTCCTCGGCAACTATGACCGGGAAGCCAAGGCCGATGCCTATCTGTGGCTCGCCGAGTGCCTCTACCGCGAAGGAAATTATGCCGAAGCCGTGAAAAACGACCGCCTCTACCTGCAAACCACCGCCACGGCCGACCCGCTGGCCTACTACAACCTCGGGTACGGCTACTTCAAGCAGCACGACTTCGGCGAGGCGCAGACCCAGTTTGCCCACTATATCAAGACCGAGACCCCCAACGACGCCCACCTCCCGCGCATCGCCGACGCCTGCACCCGACTGGCCGACTGCCTCTACGGGCAGCGCCGCTTTGCCGATGCCGGCTCAGCCTATGACAAGGCCGTCGCCCTCTACCCGGCAACAGGCGACTATGCCCTCTTCCAGAAAGGATTCATGGCCGGCCTGCAAAAAAAATACGCCGAAAAGACGGCCATCATGCAAGAATTGCGGCAAAGCTACCCGCAGTCGGACTATGTCGATGACGCCTGGCTCGAAGAGGGCTTGGCCCATGTCGTCCTCCAAGACGGGAAAGCCGCAGCCTGCTTCACCGCCCTGCTCGAAAAATATCCCGACCAGGAGACCGCCCGCAAAGCCGGCGTGCAACTGGGCATGTTCTACTACAACAGCCAGCAACCCCAGAAAGCCATCGCCACCTACAAAAGCGTCATCGCCGACTATCCCGGCACCGAAGAGGCACACATCGCCCTCCAAGACCTCAAAGCCGTGTATGTGGCACAGAACGACGTCGACACCTACGCCGCCTACCTGAAAACCCTCGGCGGAAACGTCTCGACCGAAATATCGGAACTCGACTCCCTCTCGTTCCTCACCGCCGAACGCGCCTTCCTCAAAACCCCCAACGCCGCCTCGGCCACGCAACTCGAAAACTATCTCAAAAAATATCCCAAAGGCGCCTACACCCTGCCCACCCACAACTACCTGGGACTCTACTATTACGACAAGAAAGCCTACGACAAAGCCCGCAAGAAGTTCCAAGCCGTGCTCAAAGTGCCCAACAACCCCTACACCGAAGAGGCCCTTGCCCGGCTGGCCGACATACAGGAAAAAACCAAGGAATACCCCGAAGCCTATGTCAGCTACCAGAAACTCGAACGCATCGCCAAGAACAAGGAGAGTCGACAGAACGCCCGCCTCGGCATGCTGCGCAACGCCGTGCAGCTGGGCGACAACAACGCCGTGATAGAAGTATCGGCACGCCTGCTGGCCGACCCCACCCTCTCGCCCGAACACGTCGCCACCGCCCGCTCGGCGCGCGCCAAGAGCTTCATCGCACGGGGCGACTCGGCACAAGCCGCCGGCGAATGGGAAAAACTCGCCGAAGACCCCCGCACCGAGACCGGAGCCCAATCGGCCTACCTCCTGGCCCAATACTACCATGACAAAGGCGACGACACCCAGGCCGAAGCCGTCGTCAACCAACTGCTCGAAAACGGCACCTCGCACCAGTACTGGTTGGCCCGCAGCTTCATCGTGCTGGCCGATGTCTATGCCCGCCGGGGCGACACCTTCAAAGCACGCCAATACCTGCTGAGCCTGCAAAACAACTACACCGCCGATGACGACATCAAAGAACGGGTCGCCGTCCGCCTCGAAAAACTTGAAACCACAAACACCGACGCCCAATGA
- a CDS encoding TonB-dependent receptor, producing the protein MKTHYITPLLLALPLLGATAQTSNKSSLQRAVTIEKEFTPIVQDASKINVMPEMEVSASERPDIKYTEWKSARDEAPTLDTLAAGKGGVEAPDRQRGYARIEMGNYLNINANAGVRIIDKSRDQLLLWYRHNSTNGTLSYLTDNEKTHQRRNDNKLHLAYTHTFDRATWNTSAYYRYNGFNYYGMPLYDVDKNRLTGLSTTTDQQTVQHYGIDTRITSKPNRHINYTAEISYRGYNSDLGLFYGQRGVLENHLSTRIDGNAPLGKHYNIGVAVGMDNLIYNRTARENYTVLHANPYFGIEKEHLKFKAGVLIDLSIHDNTIFRIAPDVQLEWEFEKLWFLYSRLTGGKTLNTWEKMSAITAYVDPSSPMNNTYTPADFTVGLRTATFKQLHFTLYGGIKYSIDALFDYRWQYIEATGTSGRLTRPVVSFYAADAYAWKAGFEIQYNPRDFFHAHLVWEHNEWRNKAGKQRILSAQPRNEWKAGVTVVPIRPLDISADLYFADGLGYRNRVEGMVDYPSSGNLPNIVTLNLGAIYRLNKHIHFSAQFNNLLSKRTDLYYGMPAQRFHFLLGAGVVF; encoded by the coding sequence ATGAAAACCCACTATATCACCCCCCTGCTCCTGGCCCTGCCCCTCCTCGGCGCAACCGCCCAGACCTCCAATAAATCATCGCTCCAACGCGCCGTAACCATCGAAAAGGAGTTTACCCCCATCGTGCAAGACGCCTCGAAAATCAACGTCATGCCCGAGATGGAAGTGTCGGCCTCGGAACGTCCCGACATCAAATACACCGAGTGGAAAAGCGCCCGCGACGAAGCACCCACCCTCGACACGCTCGCGGCCGGAAAAGGAGGCGTCGAAGCCCCCGACCGCCAAAGGGGATATGCCCGGATAGAGATGGGCAACTACCTCAACATCAATGCCAACGCCGGCGTTCGTATCATCGACAAGTCGCGAGACCAACTGCTCTTGTGGTATCGGCACAACTCGACCAACGGCACCCTCTCTTACCTCACCGACAACGAAAAGACCCACCAGCGCCGCAACGACAACAAACTGCATCTGGCCTATACCCACACCTTCGACCGCGCCACCTGGAACACATCGGCCTACTACCGCTACAACGGGTTCAACTACTACGGCATGCCCCTCTACGACGTCGATAAAAACCGACTCACGGGGCTCAGCACCACCACCGACCAGCAGACCGTGCAACACTACGGCATCGACACCCGCATCACCTCGAAACCCAACCGCCACATCAACTACACCGCCGAGATAAGCTACCGGGGCTACAACAGCGACCTGGGACTCTTCTACGGACAGCGCGGCGTGCTCGAAAACCACCTCTCCACCCGCATCGACGGCAACGCGCCCCTCGGCAAGCACTACAACATAGGCGTCGCCGTGGGCATGGACAACCTCATCTACAACCGCACCGCGAGAGAAAACTACACCGTGCTGCACGCCAACCCCTATTTCGGCATCGAAAAAGAGCACCTGAAATTCAAGGCCGGCGTGCTCATCGACCTGTCGATTCACGACAACACCATCTTCCGCATCGCCCCCGACGTGCAGCTGGAATGGGAATTTGAGAAACTCTGGTTCCTCTACTCCCGGCTCACCGGAGGCAAGACCCTCAACACCTGGGAAAAGATGAGCGCCATCACCGCCTATGTCGACCCCAGCAGCCCGATGAACAATACCTACACGCCGGCCGATTTCACCGTGGGGTTGCGCACCGCCACCTTCAAGCAGCTGCACTTCACCCTCTACGGCGGCATCAAGTACAGCATCGACGCCCTCTTCGACTACCGCTGGCAATACATCGAGGCCACCGGCACCAGCGGTCGCCTCACCCGCCCCGTCGTCAGCTTCTACGCCGCCGACGCCTATGCCTGGAAAGCCGGCTTCGAGATACAATACAACCCGCGGGACTTCTTCCACGCCCACCTCGTTTGGGAACACAACGAGTGGCGCAACAAAGCCGGGAAACAACGCATACTCTCGGCTCAACCCCGCAACGAGTGGAAAGCCGGCGTAACGGTGGTGCCCATTCGCCCGCTCGACATCTCGGCCGACCTCTACTTTGCCGACGGCCTCGGATACCGCAACCGCGTAGAGGGCATGGTCGACTATCCCTCGTCGGGAAACCTGCCCAACATCGTCACCCTCAACCTCGGCGCCATCTACCGCCTCAACAAGCACATACACTTCTCGGCACAGTTCAACAACCTGCTCTCAAAACGCACCGACCTCTATTACGGAATGCCGGCACAACGCTTCCATTTCCTCTTGGGAGCAGGTGTCGTTTTCTGA
- the topA gene encoding type I DNA topoisomerase codes for MPKNLVIVESPAKAKTIEKFLGKDYKVLSSYGHIRDLKKKDFSVDVNHDFTPIYEIPSDKKHLVETLKAEAAKADMVWLASDEDREGEAIAWHLYEVLGLNPEKTRRIVFHEITKSAILNAIEHPRNIDIDRVNAQQARRVLDRIVGFELSPVLWKKVKPALSAGRVQSVAVRLIVEREKEIEQFRSEAAYRVVATFAVATPEGESVEMKAELNTRLKTKEEALALLEACRDARFTIEEVQVKPARKSPAAPFTTSTLQQEASRKLGLSVAQTMIIAQRLYESGFITYMRTDSVNLSTLALGTSKNEILNNWGEAYLHTRNYHTKTKGAQEAHEAIRPTYIDHHDIEGSAQEKRLYELIWKRTIASQMSDAEIEKTTAVIDISGRKEKFIATGEVLKFDGFLRVYNESTDDESENGEGNGKMLPPLSTGATLPALTVEATERFTQRPPRYTEASLVRKLEELGIGRPSTYAPTISTIQQREYVERGDRPGTERAYNTLTLSLKSGKITDKEKTEIVGAEKGKLLPTDIGIVVNDFLTEHFPDILNYNFTAQVESKFDEVAEGKIEWNKSIDDFYKLFHPVVEEALSLRLEHRVGERQLGTDPKSGRPVSVKIGRFGPLVQIGLPEDKEKPLFASLQKGQSINTITLDEALKLFDLPRTLGEYEGQTITVSTGRFGPYVRHNGKYVSLPKEYAPQTVTYDEAVALIEKKREEEKNRLIKSFPENSDLEILNGRFGPYIAYKGKNYKIPKGTQPEGLSSDDCLKIIESDSQPKAKPRRAPRKK; via the coding sequence ATGCCGAAGAATTTAGTCATTGTAGAGTCTCCTGCCAAGGCAAAAACGATTGAAAAATTTTTAGGAAAAGACTATAAGGTCCTATCGAGTTACGGCCATATCCGAGACCTGAAAAAGAAAGATTTCAGCGTCGACGTAAACCACGACTTCACCCCCATATACGAAATCCCCTCCGACAAGAAGCACCTCGTCGAAACCCTCAAAGCCGAAGCCGCCAAAGCCGACATGGTGTGGCTCGCTTCCGATGAAGACCGCGAAGGAGAAGCCATCGCCTGGCACCTCTACGAGGTACTCGGGCTCAACCCCGAAAAGACCCGGCGCATCGTCTTCCACGAAATCACCAAAAGCGCCATACTCAACGCCATCGAGCACCCCCGCAACATCGACATCGACCGCGTCAACGCCCAGCAGGCCCGCCGCGTGCTCGACCGCATCGTGGGCTTCGAGCTCTCGCCCGTGCTGTGGAAAAAGGTGAAACCCGCCCTCTCGGCCGGCCGCGTGCAATCGGTCGCCGTGCGCCTCATCGTCGAGCGCGAGAAAGAGATAGAGCAGTTCCGCAGCGAAGCCGCCTACCGCGTGGTAGCCACCTTCGCCGTAGCCACACCGGAGGGAGAATCCGTCGAGATGAAAGCCGAGCTCAACACCCGACTCAAAACCAAAGAAGAGGCCCTCGCCCTGCTCGAAGCCTGCCGCGACGCCCGCTTCACCATCGAAGAGGTGCAGGTAAAGCCCGCCCGCAAATCGCCCGCCGCCCCCTTCACCACCTCGACCCTGCAACAGGAAGCCTCGCGCAAACTGGGGCTCTCGGTGGCACAGACCATGATTATCGCCCAGCGCCTCTACGAGTCGGGATTCATCACCTACATGCGTACCGACTCGGTCAACCTCTCGACCCTCGCCCTGGGGACCTCCAAAAACGAGATTCTCAACAACTGGGGCGAAGCCTACCTCCACACGCGCAACTATCACACCAAGACCAAAGGCGCCCAAGAAGCCCACGAGGCCATACGCCCCACCTACATCGACCACCACGACATCGAAGGGTCGGCACAGGAAAAACGGCTCTACGAGCTCATTTGGAAACGCACCATCGCCTCCCAGATGAGCGACGCCGAGATAGAAAAGACCACTGCCGTCATCGACATCTCGGGGCGCAAGGAGAAATTCATCGCCACGGGCGAAGTACTGAAATTCGACGGTTTCCTGCGCGTCTACAACGAGTCGACCGACGACGAAAGCGAGAACGGCGAAGGCAACGGCAAAATGCTGCCGCCCCTCTCGACCGGAGCCACCCTGCCGGCTCTCACCGTCGAAGCGACCGAACGCTTCACCCAACGGCCGCCCCGCTACACCGAAGCCTCGCTCGTGCGCAAACTCGAAGAGCTGGGCATCGGCCGCCCCTCGACCTACGCCCCCACCATATCGACCATACAGCAACGCGAATATGTGGAACGCGGCGACCGTCCCGGTACCGAACGCGCCTACAACACGCTCACCCTCTCGCTCAAAAGCGGGAAAATCACCGATAAGGAAAAGACCGAAATCGTCGGAGCGGAAAAAGGCAAACTGTTGCCCACCGACATCGGTATCGTCGTCAACGACTTCCTCACCGAGCATTTCCCCGACATACTCAACTACAACTTCACGGCACAGGTCGAAAGCAAGTTCGACGAAGTGGCCGAGGGCAAAATCGAGTGGAACAAATCAATCGACGACTTCTACAAACTCTTCCACCCCGTGGTCGAAGAAGCCCTCTCGCTGCGACTCGAACACCGCGTGGGCGAACGCCAACTCGGTACCGACCCCAAAAGCGGACGCCCCGTATCGGTGAAGATAGGCCGCTTCGGCCCCCTCGTGCAAATCGGGCTCCCCGAAGACAAGGAAAAACCCCTCTTCGCCTCGCTGCAAAAGGGCCAATCGATCAACACCATCACCCTCGACGAGGCTCTCAAACTCTTTGACCTGCCCCGCACGCTGGGCGAGTACGAAGGCCAAACCATCACCGTGTCGACCGGCCGCTTCGGCCCCTACGTCCGCCACAACGGCAAATATGTATCGCTGCCCAAAGAGTACGCGCCGCAGACCGTCACCTACGACGAAGCCGTGGCCCTCATCGAGAAAAAACGCGAAGAAGAGAAAAACCGCCTCATCAAGAGTTTCCCCGAAAACAGCGACCTCGAAATCCTCAACGGCCGCTTCGGCCCCTACATCGCCTACAAGGGCAAGAACTACAAGATACCCAAAGGCACCCAGCCCGAAGGACTGTCGAGCGACGACTGCCTGAAAATCATCGAGAGCGACAGCCAGCCCAAAGCCAAACCCCGCCGGGCGCCCCGCAAGAAATAA
- the dusB gene encoding tRNA dihydrouridine synthase DusB, which produces MKIGTIDLGERPLFLAPMEDVTNGPFRLLCKEFGADMVTTEFVSSDALIRFVGKTQAKLSIAEAERPVAIQIYGRDVDSMVEAARICEAARPDVIDLNFGCPVKKVAGKGAGSGMLRNVPLLLAITRAVVQAVKLPVTVKTRLGWDHDSRIIVELAEQLQDCGIAALAIHGRTRSQMYTGEADWSLIGRVKENPRMTIPIIGNGDITTPEKAREAFDRYGVDGVMVGRASIGAPWIFDEMKQYLREGSVTPLPVSAKMEVLRRQLRESVARLDERRGILHIRRHLAATPLFKGIPHFRETRIAMLRAETLADLYPILDRVEELLLSQPEP; this is translated from the coding sequence ATGAAAATCGGGACAATCGATTTGGGTGAACGCCCGCTCTTCCTCGCTCCGATGGAAGATGTGACCAATGGCCCCTTCCGCCTCCTGTGCAAGGAGTTCGGCGCCGACATGGTGACGACCGAGTTTGTGTCGAGCGACGCCCTCATTCGTTTCGTGGGGAAGACCCAGGCCAAGCTCTCCATTGCCGAGGCCGAACGGCCGGTGGCGATACAGATTTACGGCCGCGACGTCGACTCGATGGTTGAGGCGGCGCGCATCTGCGAGGCGGCGCGACCCGATGTCATCGACCTCAACTTCGGTTGCCCGGTGAAGAAGGTGGCCGGCAAGGGTGCCGGGTCGGGCATGTTGCGCAACGTGCCGCTGCTGCTGGCCATCACCCGGGCGGTGGTGCAGGCGGTGAAGCTGCCCGTGACGGTGAAGACCCGCCTGGGCTGGGACCACGACTCGCGCATCATCGTGGAGCTGGCCGAGCAGTTGCAGGATTGCGGCATTGCCGCCCTGGCCATTCACGGCCGCACCCGCAGCCAGATGTACACGGGCGAGGCCGACTGGTCGCTCATCGGACGGGTGAAGGAGAATCCCCGCATGACGATTCCCATTATCGGCAACGGCGACATCACCACGCCCGAGAAAGCGCGCGAGGCGTTCGACCGCTACGGGGTCGACGGCGTGATGGTGGGCCGGGCGTCGATAGGGGCGCCGTGGATTTTCGACGAGATGAAACAGTATCTGCGCGAGGGCTCCGTCACCCCCTTGCCGGTGAGTGCCAAGATGGAGGTCTTGCGGCGCCAGTTGCGCGAGAGCGTCGCGCGGCTCGACGAGCGTCGCGGCATTCTGCACATACGGCGCCACCTGGCGGCCACTCCGCTTTTCAAGGGTATCCCCCACTTCCGCGAGACACGCATTGCCATGTTGCGGGCCGAGACGCTGGCCGACCTCTACCCTATTCTCGACCGCGTGGAGGAGCTGCTGCTCTCGCAGCCCGAGCCGTAA